A window of Daphnia pulicaria isolate SC F1-1A chromosome 4, SC_F0-13Bv2, whole genome shotgun sequence genomic DNA:
GCAAGCATTTCTATCTGAGCCTTTCTAAATACTTCCAAGACCGAAGAATTGTGCAGCAGTTGGAGCTCTTGAACTTTGTCGGGCAACAGCACACAATGCAAAGTTGCCATCAAGCTCCATCCCTGCTTGGTTTGCACATCAAGGACCATGGAAGATTCCTCTCCCTTTCTATCCTCGCTGGACCTCGCGATTTCTCTACAGCCAAGCGAAAATTCATTACACCACGTGAAACGGACGTCtagtcattttaaaataatagataggaatctaaaaaaaaaaacctcaagACATAATGAATAGACAGATTTAGAAAACACTAGATGATATGCGTTTGATCAGTATAAACTTTTGAACCTTGGGGGAAATTGGCGGATGATTTTCCCGTCGGTGAATGCAGCACTGTTCATAGACATAAGCGTATTTGATAGCGCCACAATAGCTAGTAAATGGTTGGTGGTTAACGTGCTCGATATCGCCCAATGTCCAAATGAAGTGAAATGATCTACAGGCTCTCCGGCAGGCCATGTAGGAAGCATAAGCATCATGTGGCCTGtatgagagaagaaaaacaaaaaaaatagtaaataaaactagacaaatttccttttaaaaGGACAACAATGTCTGAATGAACGTACCAGAACGTGAAATAAGTCCGAAGCATACGGGGCTCTTGGGTTTGGCGAGACCTAATCTGTTCTGGCAGGCATGATCCAAATCCTTGTCCAATGTCCATCCATGCagtaatgaaagaagaagctggGCTATTTCCATTGTCAAACTCCAATCGTTGGGCAAAGTATGCGGAATTTGACGTTGACGCACATTTTCGTTGTTGGAAAGACCGTCGTCTTCAGCTCCTAATTTAGAAAATCAAACTTTATAGAAACAGATACATATATTCCCATTTATCTAGTGCTGGTatactttaaaattttaacatttatttatgtatGATACAATATCTTAAAAATGTATCAAATAGCCAAATAATGCTTCAGACAAAACTTAGTAAATAACTAGAAAAATCagtgtttttttctcaaagaTAACCATTTTCCCTATAAaaaatgacggaaaaatgatgaataaaaatgtaaaacaccTTGATAGGATTTTTATAACACGGCCGAAAATTATAGAATATAACCAAATTTCAATTACCTCTCTCTGAAGACCTAACACTGGCTCCAGCATCACTTCTGGATTGGATTTTATGTTGCATGTTCTCCGCGCTTTCTCTCACTTTTGCCAGAATGCCTGCAAGTAAATCAAAGCTCAAAGTACTTAGTCAAAATGTCTAAAAGAGCAAAACTACTATAGTTTTGAATGGCAATAAGTTGCCATGATGCAGTGTTTCTACAATGTGTACCGTGTTTGTCTTTGTCTTTAAGACGTCTTTCCATGTCTCCGGCTTTGTCCTTAACTTTGCCAAGGAAATCTAATATTTTTCCGGTATTTTGATTAGTAGCATGGAGGTTATGTTAGTGACAAGTTATGgagtaaaatatttaaaaaacaatgtcAAATCCAAAGAACTTGTCAAGTAATACCTGCGATTTTCTTTTGGGCATCTGGTGAAGCCGAATGAGTCAAAGCGGCAACTTTTTGATATTCACTTTGGTTGATGAGACCGTGAGTCTCCAGGGTGTTGGGTGACATCAAACTATACTCCTCGTGCAACAGTTGAactgcaaatattttttatgagttaaaaaaacaaacgagcTAAACTCTAttccatttaaaaacaaaataccaaCGAGTGCTTCTGCATCGAAGAAAACGgcgtgaaattctttttcactcGCGTTTGAACGAAGTCCCTGGATGGTCAAGGGAACGCCTCGATCCTTGGCATGATCTCCAGAATCATGATGACCTGACGCACTTGCGTGCTGCAGTTGATTGAGTCCCCTCTTTGGTGGATCAATGCATCAAAacttgaataataaaacagcaaCGAAAATATAATTGCAGGAAAAAAGATTTACAAGAGCGGCATGTCGGATGGCAGAGATGTTGCGATGCTTCAGCCCACGGAAAAAATGTACAGCGGGATTGGCCAGCCCTCCTTCTTGAAAACTAGGAACGATAGAAACGCTTTCATCACATGCGTTCAATATTTCTTCAGCAGACATCCCATGGACGACTCGATCTAACTGCCCTGATTACACCAAAATAATAATGGTTCAAAAACGCAAACActgtcaattcaaattttgctcCGGCCATAACGTTATTGAgatcaaatttgtttctttaccAGTCTCCATTTGCCAGACATAAAGAGTTCCATCGGAACAAGCGACCATCATAAAGTCGTCTAGCGGGCGCCATTTGATGCACGTCACTGGAAATAGGTGACGTGATGCGAGGAGAACACATTTGCGCTCCTTTAAACTGATGAGAGAAACGGAATGGTCTTTGGCAACGCTACAGATGCACTGCAAAATGCGCGGCTaagaatatttaaatatataatgttagtagtttcttttctttcgtcaaTCGAACGTTAGAGATCCAAACTACCGATGAATTAGCTGGAGGTACGAGTAACTGAGCTATTTCTCCAACTTGGACACAGAATTTTTGCAGTAGTGTTCCAGAAGAGATGTCCCATAAGCAGAGAGTGAAGTCGGCCCCGCCCGATACGAGTTGAACTGGATCGTAGCGAGTGTGTAATTGATAAGGATACAACAAGCAAGTCACTCTGGATGTATGTCCCTCAAGAGTGAGCATATTTTGTAAatctagatttttaaaaatgtcaattTTCATCACAcacaattcattaaaaaatatattttgccaTTTGAAAGAGAGGAAAATGATTACCATTCTGAGATTGCTGAAGAAGCAGCGACTTGAGTGTTGCGAGGCCATTAACAAGAACAATAGAACCATCTGCTCTGCCACACACGAGACGATTTTGTGTTGTAATATACAAACTAGCTGTGACAGAGATATTGTTGTCCTAAAGGGAAAACATTATCGGAGACTATTCAAGGCATCTTTCAACACGATAGTAATCTTACCACATGACTTAGTACTCCAACGGGTTTCGGATAAATTGCGTCCCATGCATCTGCAAGGCTACTGCATGACTGGGGATTCATAACTTAATCAAGAATTccaaaatagaagaaatacCACCAATTATGAGTCATCAAATAATGGTAAAATTACTTGGCGGGTTGTCAAAATCAAGTTGTTGAATTTGTTCCAACTGATTGTCCGTAACCTCTGGAATGCTGAACACGGAAACACGACCGTTTGCATCACCTCGCAATAAAAGTTTGACCAGCCGGCCGTCACCCTTGACAACTAAACTACAGCGAATGGAAGGCGGGCAAGGGAATTtctgtgggaaaaaaaaaaaaacacagggTATAAAAGATTAGTTTTCAAAccacataaaaaaatagataagtCATTACTTGCTCATCTGCCAATTTCAGAACGCAGTAGAGGAAAGGGAAATCTTCTTCTGAGGATTTATTGTGGAAGTCCTTGCTCTCCACGACACAACtgtgaaaaaattgaagacgTTACGAACATTAACGCTCAACGTTATGGACTTGAACGAGCTAAAACTGAAGGGGTTGTTTAACCTAACTAATTAGAAAAGATCGGCAGACACTAACCGCATGACATGTCCTTTCAGTTTGCTgagaaaccaaaaataagTCATTTATCAGAGTATTATTGTTTACATTATGGTCCACTTCAAAGAAACTTAACAGTTCGAACAAATTATTTCACAAACATAACAAATTTAAGACCAATATTTAAGagacatttttgtgttttgttagaTTAATTTGTTTAATCTACACAACagtaaagaaaatgtttgttactTTGTTGGAAGTCGATAGATGAATCCCGTCCCTGCGTTATTCCATACGATAACGCGATCGGTAGCCAAGAAATCTCCACCAACCCACGATTCGCCTTGCCTCGATGCCATGGAGCACAGCAACGAAAAATCGCCGGCATCGTAAATCTAAGCAAAACAATATCGTCGTATTCATGGAGCCCATTTTTAAGACAtaagacaaacaaaatatatatCGCGTAGccgcgcaaaaaaaaattccgtagAAGATTTTGACTTAATCTTTTATGCTCTTTTGCCGGACTGTTAATGGAAATTggcaagataaaaaaaaaaaaaaaaatgttgacgcAAATGGATTTGGTATATGAGAAATCTTCCGTTTTCTCGCCTGTCCCACACAGTCTGACAATACACCATACAAATGTACAGTCAAAACCTTCTGGGgatttgttattgtttgtttgtttttgtttttttgcacgGAACTGTACGGGATAGTTTCGTTACCTGCCAATATTTAGGACTAACAATGATAACAGTCCTTTGATTATACAAACAACACGTCATAGACGTTGCACTTAAACAACGAATTTGCTTGCTCTCATGTTCCAGAACGGGTTCTCCTAAATTGTTCAAATCTTGTGCGCCTACAGTCCAGACTTTGACCACGCCGCTAGTGGTTAATCCCAATACCACATCATCTGAGAAAGTCACGAGGAATTAATTATAAGAAATCATCAGGGAAAATTGCCAGCGAACCCTTCGGGACTTTCCATACCTTGCCTCCGTGTTGGACGTAAAACGTGAATTGCTGCCATCCAATCAGGATGCACGCGACTAGTCAGATTCATAATTATTTCTAAAGTAAACGGGTCAATGACAAGGATCTCTGGATAGTTTCCAATGCAAAACAGAGACGCATCTTCAGTCCCTCCAAACGAATATGactaattcaaaaaaaaaatacaattaatgATGTGTAACTTTGATAACTAACAAACATATTACCTGTATGTGAGAATGAATTTGGGGGAGCTTAACTGATTCAATACATTGACCATCAATCAAATCCCATGTACACATTTCTCtgtaaatttgaataatagtAAGAAAAAACACTGAAATATTCTAATGGCTTAAAGTTCAAACCCATTTTCTGATGAACTGACGATACATTCCATTTCTAGGGTGTTCTTAGCTGCTACAAGACACACAATAGAAGCTGTATGACCCACTAATAAACATTTAGGGGTGGCCTAAATAagatttcaaaacaaattttatggaTTGTTAACTGGTACCCTTAAATTATGAAAAAGTAATTCTTAAATTACACAACAAATTACAGAAAAACAATTCGTTCAGAAAACAGAGACCAAACATGAGCAATACTCAATTATCAATTTATTGTCAagcagaaaattaaatttattaccTTGTAAGTATTTGGATCCATAACCCAAACACACAGTTGACCATCATGACTTCCGGTTACTAAAGTACAATGATCATGTGAAATTTGGATTGCTGAAATGCAATGGGATGGAGATGATTCCCCCCTAATAAGAAATCTAATGTTAACACAACAATTTGTAAAATAAgcagtagttttttttttaaataccaaaACATCAAAGGAATGACAAGATGAGGAGATGTAGGTCCAGCCATTTTGTTTCTAaaatgaattacaaaaaactgTCACTAAagacaatatttaaaaaaatcgccgATTTTATAACGAAGCCAATTGAGAATATGTTCCGCTGATACAGTCTCACTTTATTATTAATTGCTTCACTTTCACAGATTTTACATGTCCACCAAAACACTATTGATTGTGTAATGTTATGATTATCTGGATCTACTCTGACAGCTGACATCAAAAACTGTTTTCATCTGCTGTTTTTCGTAGCCTAAGGCCCTTAAGCAGAGCCTAATAGTGGAGTTGAGTTATCCAAAAGGTGGGATTACGTCAAACTAACTGCAAGAAGCAATTTAATTCATGAACTTTGTTCATAtcaattattatgattattttacATAAACTTCTTGAGATCAAattaagtatttaaaaaatatatcatcTGACTGCGGCACCCACCATTTTAACACAGTCTCTTACGGCGGATAGTTCATCCGTTAACTATTAATTACAGACGATCTATTAGTCTAAATTTTTTGCTGTAGGTCTCTAAATAACGTAGTAGAGAATGAAACTGATTCATTGCATGGATTCAATAAATCTACTACAAGGGCTCATCAAAATCCGTTCTTTACTCGCAACTTCAGCTGTTCGGGTCGTGCAACGCAGGAATAAAACTTATCAAAGTCACAATTCGTCCGcattgaaagaattttttttcccgcgaaatgtaaaatataatgcacacacacacacacacacaaaacgcttcagaaaaaaataaaataaaacgctAAGCAAACAGTTTAGTAATGCGcacattacaattttttaaaattaaaaatattatgatATTTTATAAGACTGCAAAAATGCACcatttaacatttatttacagaCCATTTTAGTGCACGAATAAAAATTATACAGGCATATTGCAACGTGAGTGTATGATTTAAATTTACTGTACGTCTGGCTATGCCATAATGAGTAAATTCAATACCCGCgaacaaattaatttcaaacagAACGAATAAAGTAAAGTCATTACGGTATGCATGAAACTTCATGCAACCTTTGAATATAGATCAAAGAGTTGGCGtacgaaaaacaagaaaaaaaaaattacttgttcCTGATCGGGAGACAATGAGACATGAGACATGAGACATTCAGAGGCGATTAGTATTTGTAATGAGCTGATGGGATTGCAACGACGATTCAATTCCACGTGTAACATTTGATTATAAATAGAACCACATCATTAATATTTCTtctataattttcttttgtatgaAGAGCTGCTGAATGTTTTGTTAGATAAtccagagctatagactcggataggagtctatagctctggaTAATCGTAATCTCATTTATCGTCTTAATTCAATATTAATTAAatgtaagaaataaaaaaatatgtgttttctcatgtttttttctctgcaatatttttaaaacatttattttttatatttactcaaaagttttatttgtttgttttaagaaTCGGCAACGCTGACGGGAAGTCGCAAAGTTGCCGCtttgccttttctttctcagaTCGTGCTGCTAGCTTGCTCTTCGTGCCGACCATTTTGTTCTATCGGTCACTTCTTCTGTTGGTGTGCCCAGAGTGGAGTCGGCACCATGAGGTACAGTAGAAATCTTTTATGTGTTTATGTGATTTTCTTGCAAAGTTAATTGTGCTTATTCATTTTATCAAGATTGAAGTTGTGTATATTTAGTTGAAAATACTTTATTTATTGTTGGTATTGAAAGACTAAGCATGTGATGTCAAAAGTGGCCTCACCATGTCTAGTAACTTGTACTTGTGAAGCTTCTTGGTAGAATTTGTACTTGTGTTCGATTTTGGAAAATGCATTTCAATTACATTTCAATCAGGGGCTATATTCTAGGACTTTTATATCAaatgatgaaatttttctaatttatcaatttttattgCAGCAACCTACGTCTCCAGAAGAGGCTTTCAGCCTCAGTGATGAAGTGTGGCAAGCGCAAAGTGTGGCTTGACCCCAATGAAGTAAATGAAATAGCCAATGCCAACTCCAGTAAGTTACATTATCATGTCATGTGTTTTTGATTACTTAACAAGTTTGTTGTAGGGCAAAATATTCGCAAGTTGATTAAGGATGGCTTGATCATCAAGAAACCTGTCGCAGTCCACTCACGTGCCCGCGTACGTAAAAATACCGAAGCTCGTCGTAAGGGAAGACACTGTGGTTTTGGTAAAAGGAAGGGTACTGCGAATGCCCGTATGCCACAGAAACTCCTTTGGATCCGTCGTATGCGAGTGTTGCGTCGTCTCCTTAAACGTTACCGCGAGGCCAAGAAAATCGATCGTCATTTGTACCACAATTTGTACATGAAGTCAAAGGGTGAGTTTAAGATAAATTTAAATCTTGCAAGTGAGTTAACATAAGTCTTGTGTACAGGTAATGTCTTCAAGAACAAGCGTGTGttgatggaattcatccacaagaAGAAGGCAGAGAAGGCCCGCAGCAAGATGTTGAGTGACCAGGCTGAGGCTAGGAGATTGAAGGTGAAGGAGGCTCGCAAACGACGAGAAGACCGCGTCATTCAAAAGAAACAGGAGCTGATCCAGGCTTtccaaaaggaggaggagagcaAAAAGTGAAATTTGACATTGTGTTAATGTTGACTGTCATTAGATTTATGTTCTTGGATATTAATCTGTGGCGAAACAATACAATCAAAGTTTCCTTTACATATTTAACTTTTCATTAGCATGGGATGGGTGTTTTAAACCTTTGCTGTTTTCTCTGCATCTGCTATTCATAAATTCCCAGCGATGATTTTTATAATATAAATCATTATTACTTATCCAATAAGTTTTTTAAGTTTGCCATTTCATCACTCCATGGAGTTTCTAGCAAAATTTCCCAATAGTGATTATAGGAGGTTGTAcaagtataaaaaaaaggtcaacTATCAGACATAACctgtttattaatttaaacatTCTATTTTACACGTTTTCTATTGATTCTCTTCACGGCTttgaacatttcatttttgctaCGCTTAGTTGAAAGAGGACTAGTGACGGTGCTAACAGTTTCATGGGCCGTTTCATTGTCCTTTTCACGCTGCCACTCTGTTTTCAAATCCTCCAGAAGTTTAGGTGTCAGCAAACCTTCAGACAACAGGCGATCGGCTATCCTTCCATGAGATGATATGGAGTTCACGATATTGACTGCattgtctgaaaaaaaaaaaacatgaagggAAAGATGCGTTAACCCAAATGAATGGAAAGTGAAATGGTTCTTGACAGAAATTCTTACGGAAATAGGGAGTTTTCTTAGCACTCGGAACATGTTGGTTTTCTTCAGCCTCGACCGCTTGACTCGTTCCACTGCTTACTCCGGTTTCCGAGTTTATTAATAGTCTAGTAAGCTGCGCCACACCTGTTTGAATTAAACAGTCAAGTTCCTTTTGCATATCTCGAACCAGAGAAGCGTCAGGAAACAAATCCTATTAAATGAATTAAGGTTGTTGTGTTTTAAATTCttcctatttaaaaattaattcaatgtaTGACATGCTTACCTGGAAGCGATAACTTAACCAAAGGTATAAATCGAGCACATCAAATACAGATTCAAGGTGAACTAATTCGAGCAACGTGTTGGGGCAAGAAAAAGGCAAGCCAATTTGCCGTCCCAACCAATCTGGTAAAAATTTGGGCATAAATAACAGCGGTTGTGTAATATTAATAATATAGTGTTGTTACCGAAGGAAAGGACTTCGTTCCTGCTGTACTGACGTGCAAACTTCAAAAACATGGAACAGACGAAAGGTATTTTCCTATTGATAGGAGCACAGCAAAATACATACCGAGCTCGCAAAGGTAGAGGAACGTGCTGAATCATGTCAGCCAAAAACTTGAAATCGTTAATGTTGCATATGAAATAAAGAGAATCGTCAAGTGTTGATAAATTGACGAATATATCAATCAAGTTCGATAGGTTAGCATGGGGCAAATGATAGGCATAGAGTTCGATTTGTTCGGCTGTTGGATGTAAACCAACTTGATTGATTGGCTCTGGATGTTGGGATAGAAGTCGTTTGAGTGTTGGCAAATCTTCATTTTTTAGAGTTGTTACATAGCCAGTCGAAAACTGGGTTCCATACCGGCCAGCTCTTCCGGCAATTTGCAAAGCCTGCGAAGTGCTTATAGTGTCCAtttctttctcccctttttcatTTGTCGTAGGTTTGATGAGAGAATTAAATATAACGCGGCCAATATTCAGATTCAATCCCATGCCAATAGCATCAGTAGCAACCAGAACTTTACAGGGGTGATCGGGATCATTGAACTTCTTGGCTTGCGCTAATTTTGTTCCAGGTGGTAGTGATCCATAAATCACTGCGCATTCAATGCCCATAGCTTCAATTTGTCTCATAGACCAGAATATGTCTTGCTTGTTGAAACAAACTAAACAGTCTCCCGGCCTAATCTTATCTAAGGTTCCCAGAGAAGCATCTTCGATAATTAGCTCCGTAAGACGTTTATATCGACGCATCTCGATTTCTTCGCTGGCACTCATGAGAATTTCTTTTACAACATCAATTGCGGCGGCTTCACCACAAACGTGCACCTCTTCAGCAACTACACCCAATAATGCTCTTGTCCATGCCCAACCGCGACTAGGGTCCTTTAACATCTGAATTTCATCAATAACAGCAACCTATGAAAATTCAAGATTTCACCAACAATGTCAGAAATCACACGGTTAAATTgataatttaattatattgaAAAATTGTACATACTTCATATGGAGTGTTCACTGAGACCATTTCAACAGTGCAAGATACATGGGAAGAAGGAGATTTATCAGTAGCATTagcaaaatttctttcttctccagTTACTAAATCACATGGGACACCACGCTGATTACTTTTGTAATACACTTCAGATGCCAAAAGTTTTAAGGGACCACAATAAACTCctgattttgaattaaaaaacctttcaagAGCATGATATGTTTTCCCACTATTTGTTGGGCCAGAATGAAATACAATTTTGCGTGTCAAAGCTCTTGCTTCAGGGTACCTAAACATATCAAAgaaccaaaatgaaataaatctttaCATAATCACATTTAT
This region includes:
- the LOC124337490 gene encoding WD repeat-containing protein 7-like isoform X3, with the protein product MAGPTSPHLVIPLMFWGESSPSHCISAIQISHDHCTLVTGSHDGQLCVWVMDPNTYKATPKCLLVGHTASIVCLVAAKNTLEMECIVSSSENGEMCTWDLIDGQCIESVKLPQIHSHIQSYSFGGTEDASLFCIGNYPEILVIDPFTLEIIMNLTSRVHPDWMAAIHVLRPTRRQDDVVLGLTTSGVVKVWTVGAQDLNNLGEPVLEHESKQIRCLSATSMTCCLYNQRTVIIVSPKYWQIYDAGDFSLLCSMASRQGESWVGGDFLATDRVIVWNNAGTGFIYRLPTNKLKGHVMRCVVESKDFHNKSSEEDFPFLYCVLKLADEQKFPCPPSIRCSLVVKGDGRLVKLLLRGDANGRVSVFSIPEVTDNQLEQIQQLDFDNPPIMNPQSCSSLADAWDAIYPKPVGVLSHVDNNISVTASLYITTQNRLVCGRADGSIVLVNGLATLKSLLLQQSQNDLQNMLTLEGHTSRVTCLLYPYQLHTRYDPVQLVSGGADFTLCLWDISSGTLLQKFCVQVGEIAQLLVPPANSSPRILQCICSVAKDHSVSLISLKERKCVLLASRHLFPVTCIKWRPLDDFMMVACSDGTLYVWQMETGQLDRVVHGMSAEEILNACDESVSIVPSFQEGGLANPAVHFFRGLKHRNISAIRHAALRGLNQLQHASASGHHDSGDHAKDRGVPLTIQGLRSNASEKEFHAVFFDAEALVVQLLHEEYSLMSPNTLETHGLINQSEYQKVAALTHSASPDAQKKIAGILAKVRESAENMQHKIQSRSDAGASVRSSERGAEDDGLSNNENVRQRQIPHTLPNDWSLTMEIAQLLLSLLHGWTLDKDLDHACQNRLGLAKPKSPVCFGLISRSGHMMLMLPTWPAGEPVDHFTSFGHWAISSTLTTNHLLAIVALSNTLMSMNSAAFTDGKIIRQFPPREIARSSEDRKGEESSMVLDVQTKQGWSLMATLHCVLLPDKVQELQLLHNSSVLEVFRKAQIEMLARRWQDRCLEIREAAQALLLAELERVGVDGRKSLVDKWATFLPTYADPFTIIGSSLSVGSNAANLTGSGTQNLSIPSQQWGSDGSSPARPTGEYEAEEDHDDEDDGEDVALRRPNRSMELKRRQATSVVLLGVIGAEFGQDVGENKRTGEADPRKKKTVEGFGLGPNQNLARLTSKALTYLLLAPATPKLPLHTSLRRAAIDLIGRGFTVWEPHLDVSKVLLSMLELCCEGDKLIPSMSYGLPLSPAADSCRTSRHALTLIATARPAAFITTMAREVARYITLQQNAQALNVNLANTTLARAKPEILRVIELLIDKMQADISDLLVEVTDIVLHCVDHGHLKGRSLSEVFPSLCRFSQITHCSSSRRIAVGSRNGSLALYELRGQKCQYIQAHNAEITACAFSPDGKNLASYSSTENRLSFWQQSATGVFGLGAVQTRCVKTYTTDPVPQCVRPGSTIPLRMARLQWHSGKTVAIMLSDGSETRYHL